A genomic stretch from Helianthus annuus cultivar XRQ/B chromosome 1, HanXRQr2.0-SUNRISE, whole genome shotgun sequence includes:
- the LOC110927297 gene encoding N66 matrix protein-like, giving the protein MERRRRLMSSRLERTSSSSPSTRVSNANKRKDANPPVEAQVAATGAATGVEIKGKGYLGTLPKCNACQYHHAGQCRVRKDETCGKNGHSKETCWVGTGRGNGGQRGNGNGNHGGKGDGNRNNQGGNGNRGGFGNQAGSGNRGANNNQGGTGNRQGCFSCGDVGHFKRDCPKNNQAQGRVFNIGARESRQEPNVVTALYP; this is encoded by the exons AtggaaagaagaaggagactcatgtcgaGTCGTCTAGAGAGAACAAGCAGCAGTTCTCCAAGTACTCGTGTGAGCAATGCCAACAAGCGTAAGGACGCTAACCCACCAGTTGAAGCACAAGTTGCTGCTACTGGTGCTGCTACTGGGGTTGAGATCAAAGGAAAAGGATACTTGGGCACCTTGCCCAAATGTAATGCATGTCAGTATCATCATGCCGGCCAGTGTAGGGTTAGGAAGGATGAAACTTGTGGAAAGAATGGTCATTCGAAGGAGACGTGTTGGGTTGGTACTGGTCGTGGGAATGGTGGCCAGAGAGGAAATGGCAATGGAAACCATGGTGGAAAGGGCGATGGTAATAGAAATAATCAGGGAGGAAATGGAAATCGTGGTGGTTTCGGAAACCAAGCTGGTAGTGGAAACCGTGGAGCAAACAACAATCAAGGCGGTACGGGAAACAGACAAGGTTGCTTTAGCTGTGGTGATgttgggcatttcaagagagattGCCCAAAGAACAACCAAGCTCAGGGGAGAGTCTTTAACATTGGAGCTAGGGAATCTCGCCAAGAACCGAATGtagttacgg ctttgtatcCTTAG